CGAAACCTTCGAGAAGGGAATAAACCTCATCCTTGGAAGAAACGGCTCGGGGAAATCATCGATAATCGAAGCTATCGGACTGGCCCTCTTCGGAGGTGGACTGCGCGACAAACAGGAAGACGCAATCAAGTGGAACGAGAGAAGATCGAAAATTACCGTGGCTTTTCTGGCCGACGACGGTCTGGAGTACAGGGTCGAGAAAGTCTTCGGCACCGGTTCAAGTCACGAGCTGCATCAGGGGGAACTTCTCATTGCCCGCGGGAAGGAAAACGTGATAGAGAAAATCAGAATTATCTGTGGTCTTCAGGGAGACATCTCGAAGACATTCGAGAACGTGATAGTAGCTTTTCAGAATAGAATCGCCGATCAGTTTCTCGGCAGTCCTGCTGCGAGAAGGGACTATTTCAACAGGGTCTTTCAGGTCGACCTTTACAGGAAGATCTCAACGGATTTCATGCGCAGTTATCTCACCGACCTGAGGAGTGAGAACGAAGCTCTTGAGAGAGAGATCGCCTTCATGGAGCAGCAACTGGAGAGAAAGACAGAAGTTGAAGAGAGGGTGAAGACTCTCTCGGAGGACCTCTCCAGGGCAAGAGAGGAACTGAAGTCTCTGGAAGATGCCCTCAAGAAAGTCAAAGCAGAGAGACTGCGTCTCGAGGAAATCAAAGGAGAGCTCTCTTCGAAGAGAGGACAGTTTGAGCAGCAGCTGAAGTCGTTGAGGGACGAAGCTGCTTCGCTGAAAGGCAATCTGAGGCAAAGAGAGAGGGCGGTCGAGGCCAGAGAAATCGTTGACAAAAGCAGGGACGGCCACGATCTCTATGAGAGATTACTGGAGAAAGAAAATGCTCTAAGCGCCGAAAAAAGAAGACTGGAAGGCCTTGGCGAGCGTTCGGCGGCCATTGAGAAGAGAATCGCTGAACTGCAGACGGAAGTTGCCCGGTCAAGCGGAGCGCTCTCGAATTCAGAGGAAAGACTGGAAGAGAGCGAGAAGCAATTCGAGGAACTGAAAAAGGAACGAGAAGAGCTAAGAAGAGAGATGGAAGCGGCGGAACTCGAGGCGGGCAAGAGGCGGGAAGCCTACAACCTGTGTCTTTCGAGAAAAGAGGCGTTTAAGGTAATCCTCGAAGAATACAGGAAGCCTGAGCGACGGCTGGCCGCGCTTGAGGATCTCTTAAGGAGCCTTGGAAAACTGGAAGGTTCTGAGGAACTCAATGAAAGGCTGGCGAAAATCGATAGCAGTATAGAAAGAGCGAAACAGGAAGTCCTTCTCCTTGAAAAACTGAACGAGGCCTGTGTCAGCAAGGCTTCCCGGAGAAAGGCGCTTGAAGAATACAGAGGCTCTCTCGCCGTTGGCATCTGTCCGCTCCTGGATGAGAAATGCAAGAACATCGAAAATAGAAGTGATTATGAAGGATACATCGAAGGTCTTATAAACGAGCTTGCCTCCGGTGAAAGAGAGCTCTCGAAAAAGATTGCAGAAGTGAAGGAGAGCCCGTCGAGGCTAGGCAAACTGGCGGAAGAGAGGGCTCTTGCCCTCAAAGCGATAGAAGAGACAGATAAGAAACTTAAGGAAAAGGCTGATCTAGAAAAAGAGAAGCTTGACCTTGAAGAGAGAGCGAAGAGCTTCCTCCTTCAGCTCTCGACGATTTCAGGAAAGTCCGGAGAGATCGACGAGATGAGCGAGAGTGTAGAAAAAGAGGTTGGAAATGCCTCCACAGAGCTCGAACTTCAAAAGAAACACATTTCCACGCTCAAGAACCAGATTGAAGAAAGGGATTCGCGTCTGGAAGAAGTCAAGAGCAAGATCAAATCACTCAACGAACTGAAGAAGAAGACGGAGGAAGAACTCGCTTCCCGGTCGACCGAAATCGATGCTCAGAAAAGCATTGTTAAGGAATTTGCGGAGGAACTTGGAAAGCTTCCCGGATTGAGAGCGGAGATTGAAGAGATTCGCAGAGCGATGGTTCTTAACAAAAACGATTATGAAAGATTCAACAAACATGTGACTCTTGCGGGCTATCTCGAGGAGTACTCAGGCCTCTGCCGGGCCTCGCTCGAAAGATGCAGAAAGAAGGCGGCTGGAGTGACCGGCCTCAGAAAAGAGATTATTGCTCTTGAAAAGAGCTTCGATTATTGCCGTCTAGAAGAAGTGAAGAGAAATGAGACAAAGGCCGAAGAAAGTTATGCTCTCAAACGAGACGAAACAATATCCATCGGCAGAGACATAGTCTCTCTGCGGGCAGATCTGAAGAACTTCGCAGAGATGGAAGAAAAGAAGAAGCTCAAGAAGAGAGCCGGCGAAAAAACTTCCAGAAAAATCAAACTCGGAGAGATGATTAGAGACAATCTCAATCTCACCGGAGAGAGAATAACCGCCGGATTTCGGGACGCGATAGAGCGAAAGGCGACCCTAGACTACCAACGAATATCCGGGACCGAAGAGTCAATAAGATGGAACGAAGATTACGAAGTTTCCGTCAAAGCATCCGAATACGGCGACGGTAGCGTCAGAAGTTTCTCAAATCTCTCCGGTGGGGAGCAGGTGTTGGTCTCTCTTTGTCTGAGAGCCGCAATGACGGGGGTCCTCAGCGGAGCGAGATTTGCCGTCTTCGATGAGCCGACATCGAATCTCGACAAAGAGAGAAAAGAACTTCTTGCCCATTCTCTCAGAGAGCTCTTTGGTGAACTCGATCAATCAATAATAGTTACTCACGATGACGTCTTCTCTGAAATGGCTCAGAAGGTAATACGACTGAACGGCAGGAATGAAGACGAATCTCTTTGAATCGGAGGTGCAGTGCTTGAAAACAGTACTCAAGAACATAGACTATCTCGTGACAATGAATGAAAGGAGAGAAGAGCTGAAAGACGCTTATGTCGTCGTCGAAGATGGAATAATAGTCGATGTCGGCAGGGGAACTCCTCCTCCGGGCGACGTGGAGATCGACCTGGCCGGACGGATCATCACTCCCGGTTTTGTCAACACTCATCATCATTTTTATCAGTCGCTCTTCCGCAGCGTAAAGGAAGTCGC
The nucleotide sequence above comes from Mesotoga sp. Brook.08.105.5.1. Encoded proteins:
- a CDS encoding SMC family ATPase, translated to MRITSIDLENFRSHSRYSETFEKGINLILGRNGSGKSSIIEAIGLALFGGGLRDKQEDAIKWNERRSKITVAFLADDGLEYRVEKVFGTGSSHELHQGELLIARGKENVIEKIRIICGLQGDISKTFENVIVAFQNRIADQFLGSPAARRDYFNRVFQVDLYRKISTDFMRSYLTDLRSENEALEREIAFMEQQLERKTEVEERVKTLSEDLSRAREELKSLEDALKKVKAERLRLEEIKGELSSKRGQFEQQLKSLRDEAASLKGNLRQRERAVEAREIVDKSRDGHDLYERLLEKENALSAEKRRLEGLGERSAAIEKRIAELQTEVARSSGALSNSEERLEESEKQFEELKKEREELRREMEAAELEAGKRREAYNLCLSRKEAFKVILEEYRKPERRLAALEDLLRSLGKLEGSEELNERLAKIDSSIERAKQEVLLLEKLNEACVSKASRRKALEEYRGSLAVGICPLLDEKCKNIENRSDYEGYIEGLINELASGERELSKKIAEVKESPSRLGKLAEERALALKAIEETDKKLKEKADLEKEKLDLEERAKSFLLQLSTISGKSGEIDEMSESVEKEVGNASTELELQKKHISTLKNQIEERDSRLEEVKSKIKSLNELKKKTEEELASRSTEIDAQKSIVKEFAEELGKLPGLRAEIEEIRRAMVLNKNDYERFNKHVTLAGYLEEYSGLCRASLERCRKKAAGVTGLRKEIIALEKSFDYCRLEEVKRNETKAEESYALKRDETISIGRDIVSLRADLKNFAEMEEKKKLKKRAGEKTSRKIKLGEMIRDNLNLTGERITAGFRDAIERKATLDYQRISGTEESIRWNEDYEVSVKASEYGDGSVRSFSNLSGGEQVLVSLCLRAAMTGVLSGARFAVFDEPTSNLDKERKELLAHSLRELFGELDQSIIVTHDDVFSEMAQKVIRLNGRNEDESL